A single genomic interval of Carassius auratus strain Wakin unplaced genomic scaffold, ASM336829v1 scaf_tig00040184, whole genome shotgun sequence harbors:
- the LOC113084560 gene encoding coiled-coil domain-containing protein 86-like, with product MMSASINKKTNGGEAATKTEALDNEEDSPIVSRTRSGRRIRTPAAKTPVRRTRKSVVREDPAEYTEARQESPPDESTADTQSDQCSPQTEPVCPDLSTSADVSQESGLIGSDQTSEKENVVNNTETEATGPTDPKKRGKKRTHSESSEKKSKMVPLGKPKSGRVWKDRNKQRFSALLRDKPLRTSWETKMEAKREKQLVKQYHQQLKDEQAREKEEKKKRRAENLRRRAENERKAEIVQVIKNTAKIKRMKKKQLRKIEKRDTLSMVQKTPPSVKKGAGNTTSSL from the exons ATGATGTCTGCGTCtataaacaagaaaacaaacgGAGGAGAGGCTGCCACAAAGACAGAAGCTCTCGACAACGAAGAGGACTCTCCCATTGTGAGCCGCACACGCAGCGGTCGCAGAATACGGACACCCGCGGCCAAAACTCCCGTCCGCCGGACCAGAAAGTCCGTTGTGCGGGAAGATCCGGCAGAATACACCGAGGCTCGGCAAGAATCACCACCCGATGAGAGTACAGCAGATACTCAAAGCGACCAGTGCAGTCCACAGACAGAACCAGTGTGTCCAGATCTGTCCACATCAGCAGATGTCAGTCAAGAGTCAGGTCTGATAGGGTCAGATCAGACCAGTGAGAAGGAAAACGTGGTAAATAATACAGAGACTGAAGCCACTGGTCCCACTGACCCCAAGAAAAGGGGCAAAAAAAGGACTCACTCAGAATCCAGTGAGAAGAAAAGTAAGATGGTACCTCTGGGGAAACCTAAATCAGGAAGAGTTTGGAAAGACAGAAATAAGCAAAG GTTCTCTGCTCTGTTGAGAGACAAACCTCTGCGTACATCATGGGAAACAAAGATGGAGGCCAAGAGAGAGAAGCAGCTGGTGAAGCAGTACCACCAACAGCTGAAAGATGAGCAGGCCAGAGAGAAAGAG gagaaaaagaagaggagagcagaaaacctgagaagacgagcagaaaatgaaagaaaagcagAGATTGTGCAAGTG ATTAAGAATACAGCAAAGATCAAGAGAATGAAGAAGAAACAGCTGAGGAAGATTGAGAAAAGAGACACGCTCTCGATGGTGCAGAAAACACCACCCAGTGTCAAGAAGGGAGCAGGGAACACAACCAGCAGCTTGTAG